Proteins from one Oscillatoria nigro-viridis PCC 7112 genomic window:
- a CDS encoding DUF5678 domain-containing protein, with protein sequence MAHSQPTDVIRFISQSIYCHNADRLIAHSENLQEVLALAEASGEIFAIYLVPRRCASVRILPIRSLPESQATGP encoded by the coding sequence ATGGCTCACTCGCAACCGACGGATGTTATTAGATTTATATCGCAATCAATATATTGCCATAATGCCGATCGATTAATCGCTCACAGTGAAAACTTGCAAGAAGTTTTGGCATTAGCCGAAGCTTCAGGAGAAATTTTTGCGATTTACTTGGTTCCCCGTCGCTGTGCTTCTGTTCGGATTTTGCCGATTCGCTCCCTTCCAGAATCTCAGGCCACAGGCCCGTAA